The following proteins are encoded in a genomic region of Magallana gigas chromosome 1, xbMagGiga1.1, whole genome shotgun sequence:
- the LOC117687758 gene encoding uncharacterized protein, whose protein sequence is MSTTTTTPTVATSGKLDTTKTPDMLKSSRSKTPEKEKTGLSRGVTFLASPTKLSRNLKPEREKSLQQILKAVSIDNKLENRLTMKDLAKLQKAFMIAVHDGYSHGISLGL, encoded by the exons ATGTCAACCACCACCACCACACCAACGGTGGCGACATCCGGGAAACTGGACACCACCAAAACCCCGGACATGTTGAAGTCCTCGCGGAGCAAGACTCCCGAGaaagaaaa AACAGGCTTGTCTCGCGGAGTTACCTTTCTTGCTTCGCCTACAAAATTGTCTAGAAATTTAAAACCTGAACGGGAGAAAAGTTTACAACAGATTTT gaAGGCGGTCTCTATTGACAATAAACTGGAGAATCGTCTGACCATGAAGGACCTAGCCAAGCTCCAGAAAGCATTCATG ATTGCTGTGCATGATGGATACTCCCATGGAATTTCCCTAGGATTGtag